Proteins encoded together in one Myxocyprinus asiaticus isolate MX2 ecotype Aquarium Trade chromosome 9, UBuf_Myxa_2, whole genome shotgun sequence window:
- the LOC127445917 gene encoding glial cell line-derived neurotrophic factor-like encodes MTGEVDQDRKDGKGWRSTENSMATSARCHLRNWKVILLVFVCILGLIDGHYLQDETEEPHTSILGTHSTFPDRPQKKADQWLSKEPWAGLHDSSLAEEGEGHRIRWQRSSTNASSLRKSPKNRKERRNRTRGRSSQDCRLEKKEMRVRELGLGYDSDEIVMFKYCVGTCMSARRNYDLALKVLTDNGSIPSRKVSTHPCCRPTRFETVSFMDAQTSWQTIKWLSAANCTCVG; translated from the exons ATGGCAAAGGGTGGAGAAGTACAGAGAATTCCATGGCAACATCTGCCCGCTGTCACCTGAGAAACTGGAAG GTGATTCTGTTAGTTTTTGTGTGTATTCTGGGTCTGATTGATGGACATTACCTGCAGGATGAGACAGAGGAACCACACACCAGCATACTAGGAACCCATTCAACCTTTCCAGACCGACCCCAGAAGAAAGCAGACCAGTGGCTGAGCAAAGAACCCTGGGCAGGTCTGCATG atTCCTCCTTGGCTGAGGAGGGTGAGGGACATCGAATCCGGTGGCAGCGTTCCTCTACAAACGCCTCCAGTTTGAGGAAATCCCCTAAGAACCGCAAGGAACGTCGTAACCGGACGCGAGGTCGCAGCAGTCAGGACTGTCGTTTGGAGAAGAAGGAGATGAGGGTGCGTGAGCTGGGGCTTGGATATGACTCGGACGAAATCGTGATGTTCAAGTACTGTGTTGGGACGTGCATGAGTGCCCGCAGGAACTACGACTTGGCCCTGAAGGTGCTGACAGATAATGGCAGCATTCCAAGCCGCAAGGTGAGCACCCATCCCTGCTGCAGGCCGACGCGCTTTGAGACCGTCTCGTTCATGGATGCACAGACAAGCTGGCAGACCATCAAATGGCTTTCAGCAGCCAACTGCACCTGTGTGGGATGA